Within Conger conger chromosome 3, fConCon1.1, whole genome shotgun sequence, the genomic segment GGTGGTTGAATCGGTTTGAACGCGGTAAcgttaatttaatttgaaatctTGCTGTGGTTACGAGTTAGTTAGCTGGTGAATAACCACAGTTTAGCTGGTAACTTGGATGGCTAGAGGCGACTAACTTGACCAGTtcaggaaaacaaaaaccgTGTTAAAAATCGAAATGTGTGTAAAGTGATCTAAAGACGTACTTTTGCTCTGCCTCAATGATCCCTTCTCGCAGGTGACCGAACAGTTTGTTGACGGGCCCACAACACAATGGAAGAAGGTGGTGCGGATATCAATTCACACAAATCTTCGGTATTGTTTGAGCTTAGCAGCATCTTGTCCAGCACACAGAATCTGTGAGTCTTCCTCTACAGTAAGATATGTCCGTATACAGTGCATCTACAATCAACATCCTAAAGCTCGTACATCAATCCATATAGGATACCACAGCCCATGCTGCCTGCCTCTGGATAAGCTTAAACcttatacgcacacacacaaccctcattTAGGAAACAATGCTATGTGCTGATGGCATGTATACAAGGCAAACATGGAGAACACTAGGGCATTCTAGTCTCGTGTTTCATGCCGATCGGTAatttttgattggttcaggAACATTTGCGGAAGGTATTTAGAATTTACCATGCTTCAGCAAAATAAAATCGAGGAAACCAAACTCAAACCAAATACCGAAACCGTTTAATTTCCTAGCATGTAGTTAAGCCAGAAAAAGGATGAGTGTGTAATAATGCTTGTATAGAATCGGAAAGCCTCTTTTTCCTGGTCCCCGTGCTGTGGTTACGTTCCAGACTCAAAAATAAAAGAGCAGCGCGGTAGCCTGTGGATGGCACTTAACTAAAATGTAAGACCACTGCAGAAAATTTACTTGAATCTTTCAGTCAATATCATCTGTTGAGTGCTGGTTATTATAACATAAAGGGGTGGCACACCACTTTCATTCAGTTTATTTGAAGcctgtgatgatgatgagttTGTTGCATGTTGTCAGACATAGTGTTAGTGGAACAGATTTGCTTTGAACTAAAGCAACaagcacaataaaaataaaaaataaactattttaacATGCGTTAGACATAGTACTTTTTGTTCTTACAATTTTGGGATTACAGaatgactgccagatgactgctcttacctcctgagccaatgtagcCTATTAGAAAACTTGACTGAAAGAATAAACCTGCAACTGCTCGTGTTCGTGTTTGTATGCCAATATTACATGCTGTAATATGTTTGCCTGCTTTATATGTGCCAGTGGTCTTTTGTTGATGTGTTTGCTTTGCGGGATTTCAGAGTGCAGGAACTGAAGATATTGGTAGCCCTCACTGATCCAGAAAGTGGGAAGCTTCTCCAGTCTCAATCTAATGTGAGTCTCCATAGACAAATTAACTCCTCGGTACATCTGTTAGCTTGGCTTCTAATTgctcattttttgactgatttCATGACTGATTTGTTTTTAAGCCAGTTTAAGTAATTGTGTGACTTAAAGCTAGCAGTGTGCATGTCTATACATTTAAACCGTCTGTTGACAGTTGCTTCACTTCACAAACGGCGGTTACATTTATGATACTTGACGCTCCCTCCTTTGCCTGTGCAGGCACTCAACTCCTTAGGCGTGTGGAAGTCCCTTTTCTCTGCAGTTGAACCAGACGCCGACCTTTAAACCATGTGCGACCAGGAAAACCCGAGCAACGTGGCCCTGAAGAACCCTGTGAGCAGTGACGCAGCGGAGCTGTCCGACACCAGCTCCCTGAGCGACTCGGACCCCGAAGACTCCGCCACGCACTTCCGCGCCGAGGTGGAGAACCTGTCCTCGTCGGGGGACTCGTCTCCGGACCGGGCTCCGCTGGGGGCGTGCGGGCGCTCCGGCCCCCGTAAGCTCCCCTTCCAGCTGCAGGGGGGCAGCGCCGACTTCTCCTCCCGCAGCCAGAGCATCTTCGCCTGCCTGGAAAGCGCCGCCAAGCTGGCCTCCCCGGGCCTGGGAGAGGACAACGTCATCGACGGCACCTTCCTGCGGCCCATGCCGCTGCTCccccagaggaagagggaggagaagagggagggcGTGGCCGGCAGGCCTCCTCCGACGCCGCCGTCGTCCGCTGCAGGCGTGCCAGAGAGCCCCACTCACTCGCCGCGCTGGACCAAGTACAGCCTGGAGGACGTGCCGGAGACCAGCGAGCGGAAGAACAGCCAGGTGGCGCTAGAGTACATCCAGGGCCTGcagcagaggaggagggagtCCCAGACGGGCGAAGAGCCCTTCGTCCCCGCCTTTAACCAGGATCACTCCAGCCGCGGCGACTCCAAAATCCTCTTCTCCCGGCCTGGCCGTCGGGACGAGGGCCAAGCCGCCCGGGATAAGGCCCACGAGGGCTGTGCGTCAGAGGGGGGCAAGAAGAAGGAGGTGGGCCTGTTTCACCTGGAGGAGCCCGAGGAGGACCCCAAGTCAGCCGAGCCTTCAAAGGGACCGAGGAAGAGGAACTGTGCCCccgaagaggaagaggaggatgacgGACAGCCACAGTCTGCCGTGGGGTTCAACAGCGGCCGGAAGGTCAACCGCAAGAAGTTCCGCCGAGGAGGcgaacaggaggaggaggagaactgAAAACGCAATACTGTACTAAAGCAAGGGTAGATGCATGAACCCTCAATTTTTCAATATCACGCCCTGTGTTCGACAATACCATTATCAAGTGTATAAGATTAGGCATTGGCATGACTAGTGTTCAACAAAGCCTCCTTTTATATTGTTCCAGTGAAATTTAAATGTTTGTCTAAATCTTCATCTTCCTTTGTTTGTTCTGGAATTAAGTGTGTTTGTAGTTTCCCCCTCTCCCAATTGTGTTACATGTGTAAAGCCTCACAGCAATACCTACCTGTGAAGAAACAACATTAAATGTATACTGTTATGTGCAGGGTAGAGTGGTCTGAATCCGCAATACTATTTTGATGTGTTGGCATAGAAATTTGATAGACAAACTGAAAAACATTGTCCCACagtaaacaatttaaaaaaaatgttttgtctgttCTTCTACTTACACCCAAGATGCATCATACACAAATTATGTGCAACATGGAGTACAAAACGATAATGAAAGAAATGGCAATGTGTGTTTTGGAGTAGTAAGTGTTTGGGTCAATGTAGTGTAGTTTAAATCTCTAGACCGCAGAAGAGCATTACTGGACCTGGAACGGCTCATCCTTATTTCAGGGTTGGATAGCTGTTCCAGTTGTAATGCAGCTCTGTGGTTTAAATCCCAGCTAAGCACTGCAGTTGGCCCCTTGAGTTTGGTAAAgggtgtataatgtataataccGTGTATAGTTTGGCCAAGGCTTAATTGTATACCAATCCATGAATACTTGCAGAAATCTTTTATTTCTGTGATACTTACAAGTAGTGATTATTTTTCACTGAGCTGAATTTGTGAAAGTTGTTTTCATGCTAATAAGTTATACATCATTTTTATACGCATAAGTTAGACATTTTCACAGTTTTTCACCTCTTGATGACGTGATTTAcgtaataagaataataataataataatatgaaatgcATTCACAGGCAGAAAGGAAGTAAACAGCCAATTGCTGTATAATTCAGGAAGCTGATGAGcttacagtggggcaaaaaagtatttagtcagccaccaattgtgcaagttctcccacttaaaaagatgagaggcctgtaattttcataggtatacctcaactatgagagacaaaatgagaaaaaaaaaaaaatccagaaaatcacattgtctgatttttaaagaatttatttgaaaattatggtggaaaataagtatttggtcaataacaaaagttaatctcaatactttgttatataccctttgttggcaatgacaggaggcggcatggatggcgcagtgggtagcactgccgcctcacagcaaggaggtcttgggtttgaatccccgtcggccggggcctctctgtgcggagtttgcatgttctccccgtgtctgcgtgggtttcctccgggtactccggtttcctcccacagtccaaagacatgcaggttaggctgattggagagtctaaattgcccgtaggtatgattgtgtgagtgaatggtgtgtgtgccctgcgatggactggcgacctgtccagggtgtattcctgcctttcgcccaatgtatgctgggataggctccagcccccctgcgaccctgatcaggataagcgggttcagataatggatggatggcaatgacagaggtcaagcgttttctgtaagtcttcacaaggttttcacacactgttgctggtattttggcccattcctccatgcagatctcctctagagcagtgatgttttggggctgtcgctgggcaacacggactttcaactccctccaaagattttctatggggttgagatctggagactggctaggccactccaggcccttgaaatgcttcttacgaagccactccttcgttgcccgggcggtgtgtttgggatcattgtcatgctgaaagacccagccacgtttcatcttcaatgcccttgctgatggaaggaggttttcactcaaaatctcacgatacatggccccattcattctttcctttacacggatcagtcgtcctggtccctttgcagaaaaacagccccaaagcatgatgtttccacccccatgcttcacagtaggtatggtgttctttggatgcaactcagcattctttctcctccaaacatgacaagttgagtttttaccaaaaagttatattttggtttcatctgaccatatgacattctcccaatcctcttctggatcatccaaatgctctctagcaaacttcagacgggcctggacatgtactggcttaagcacgtctggcactgcaggatttgagtccctgggggcgtagtgtgttactgatggtagcctttgttactttggtcccagctctctgcaggtcattcactaggtccccccgtgtggttctgggatttttgctcactgttcttgtgatcattttgaccccaccgGGTGAGATCTtgtgtggagccccagatcgagggagattatcagtggtcttgtatgtcttccattttctaataattgctcccacagttgatttcttcacaccaagctgcttacctattgcagattcaggcttcccagcctggtgcaggtctacaattttgtttctggtgacctttgacagctctctggtcttggccatagtggagtttggagtgtgactgtttgaggttgtggacaggtgtcttttatactgataacgagttcaaacaggtgccattaatacaggtaacgagtggaggacagaggagcctcttcaagaagttacaggtctgtgagagccagaaatcttgcttgtttataggtgaccaaatacttattttaccgaggaatttaccaattaattcattaaaaatcctacaatatgatttcctggattctttccccccattctgtctctcatagttcaagtgtacctatgatgaaaattacaggctctctcatctttttaagtgggagaacttgcacaattggtggctgactaaatacttttttgccccactgtatatgaGCATACCTCTTCCTCAAGCTAGGGCCTGTAACAGGACAAACAATTTCTGAGTTAGCTTGTACTAAAACCTTGACCTCTCCCAAAGCTGGAACATAGACTCAAGGAAAAAGACAAGTTCCAGATTTTCCTCAgttcagttatccagctaactcggcaatcctgttTTGTATTACAGGCCATACACGCCAAAAACCTTTCCAAGGAAAGCTAAAGATGAGTTATCATATTTATTGTAATCTTATAGGCTGCATTACATTATCTATCCAGCAGATGGGGCTATTGCACAGAAATGTACCAGACCAAGGTTCACGACATTAAACCATGAGAAGGGTCCAAGTTCTACAGAAATGAAGGGCTTGGTTCAGACATACCCGGAAATGAATGACTCATCCTCCATCTAAtaactttgtttattttataattttgaACCATAACAGGAACATATTACGAAATGTAAAAATACGATAAAAACCTTTAACTTGTAAAAACTTGGTTTTATAACCTTTCTCCCTTATCCAGTCTTCCTTGTTGGTATAGCAGCCTGTGGCAGTTATTGTCCCAAATGTGCACTACCTGGTAaattgtctgcatttatatagcgcctttatccaaagtgctgtacaattgatgcttctcattaacccattcatacacacactaaataATTCACACTCATATTTCaaatgccatgcaaggcaccaaccagttcaTCAGAaacatttgggagttaggtgtcttgctcagggacacttcaacacacctggggcaggatcgaaccggcaaccctccaactgccagacgacagctcttatcACCAGAGCTAATGTCGCAAGCTAATAGGCTACTCATCTATGTCAAATAAATTCTGTGCTAatgaatagtaaaataaaattatgaactgCAATTTTTAACAACTGGCACTAACACTGCATAGCATTTGGTAGTAGTTGTGTGATAGCGcacaaaacatgaaataatcTAGGCTTAACAGCACATGGATGGCAAGAACTGGACTAACTTAAATGAGtaaacaatacattaaaaataatactgGCGCACAGCATACTGTCTTCATATACATTGTATCTGTTTCCTTATTACCTTACATTTTTACTCCATATTTTGTTCCACCAATATTGTTTATTAATAGTTCACTGACTGTGGCATGGCAAGCATTATGGCTTTGGTTAGGCTTTGCATTCTCTGATTTTGGCAATCTGGcctaaaaacaatacaaataaaacagttaatgtGAAGAACAGTACCTAAAGTGGAGAATATTAAGTTGTGCTAACACGGGGAATGGGACAAAGACTTCATACTTGAGCAAAAGggaaatacatacaaaaatacaacacTTAAACAGAAACATGTAACTGCATAATTAGTTTATAATATGCTCAAACATTCTGGAAAGGTGTGAAGTTCATTGAAGCCTTAAAACTAGGACCCGAAAAAAGTTACCACCCACCCAATATTACTGACAAAACGCATCAGCTTTGAATTTATTTGGATTCAGTGACTaatttatcaggtatttataaGACTAATTATATGCTTGCCCTCGCTTGTCCAAATGTTCCATTTTTTGTCTTTGATTCAAGCACAGATTATTGGTCATCACAGAATCCATGTTAGTCTTATAACAGTATAGTCTTATATAAATAAAGCAGTAGACGGTACAACCAAACCACTCAATACTGTATCATACAGGAATAGGACGGAACTGTCCACAGGAATTACATGATTGAGCGTAAGTTCTAGCATTGGCATGTGGATACGATTACTGTAGCATTTATAGGTGGCTGCTTGTGTGATGAGTCAACATGCTTGACTTTCTCCCTCTGGTCCTCAGGCTGAGGGAGAAGGAAATAGTGACTGTTTAATCTTcatattgtgaagaaaaacgAAGAGATAAAGCCCATGGACAGGCCACACTCAAATAATGTTTTGGCCGATTAACAAAAATGCTGCCTTTTGAAAGTGACAATGAGCACACTGCTGACAGATATgcacacaatgggcctcatttatcaaacttgACCTAATCCCttctgaaatgcatttacacacacaatgtgGGATTCATCAAAGTTTTCGAATGTCAGTTTTTTATAGCATCCGAACGCACTTCATGAGTGTTCTCAGCTGTTCTCAGCTGTTCTCAgcacagtcatataatgataaaaaataatctgatcatgtgtaggctacacGGCATTCTTTTCTTggccatctctttaaattgatttaaattGATTTCCGTGGTCCTAATGAGGTATTTTAGGGGCGTTTTGTGCGTTTTGTTTACAATCGATTGGTATTTATTAatatgggtacaaaaaaaaagctttgtctACTCCTGTTCGATAAATCTGGCAGAATTTGTTTGATCCGATCACACATAAATTTGCACACAGAgttccaaaaatattgattaacGAGGCCCATTGTACATACATAAACAATTTTTTGTAAttgttaatatatatattttttgctgttGGAGGTAAACCCACCTTTATTTGATGCAGAATTTGAGGTAAATTTGCAGTTTTCTTAAagggaagaaaaacaacaatattgaAATAAGACCTCCAATTTACCCttccctacagcacacacagaccacagactgctAGCACATACAGAACAACTCCTTCTAAtcaggggggtatttcacaaagctggctaactgACACCTGActtctgcactgagtaaaacctgggaCTCCTTCaaatatggaacatggactaaagtaaaaaaaatagctgttccaggttttaatgAATCTGAGAAAGCGCAGAAGTCTGGCTTACTCTCAGTTAcccagctttgtgaaataccccaaaGGTGCAGAAACAGTCTGGGCTTTCTTCGTCAAGCCAGGAAGTAACGTGAGAGGTTTAGCATTTTGATACTGAAAATTTATTCATGCTACAAAATGGCCGATCGCCTAAATAGTGCACTATGTAGTTTACAAGGAGTCATTCccaacacagccagagacacagtgtgtacAGGTTTATCTGCTGTGCCACCGTTGATAGCGCTCACCGCCGTGGATTAGCGCAATCTGCTGGGTCTTGCGGTTCTGTACCTGATAAGCAGTACGAGtggctccagtcgctccagaaACTGTCGTCGCTGCAGAACTCATGCACCCTGGATCTCACCCGGTAGCACACTGTCTTACACGGTACTGAGGGTGAAACGGTGAAGGAAGTCTCTCTGGTCAAATTCCTCACCTGGACAACGGGAACAGAGCAGAGTGGGAACAGTTTTCAGCtgagtgatttttttattttccatgcaTCAAGCCTGGCAGAGCAACAAGAGGATCTGCACTGTTCCACAGAGAGGCGTCTGGCAGTTGCACATGCCTCATCCGTTATTCACATGGACTCTGAATAGCTCGTTTAAACCCACAGtgcctgggccctgtttcacaaagcagggttactgagttagccggaaaACGGATGAAAACCTGCAACGCACTTCACTAATCCACTGTAGCGAAAAGTGTCTGAACAGCagcaatgtaatatgtaataatacCATTGGCCCCTCTGTGACCTCTGGTGTGGACTCCACTTCAAACTCCAAGCAGCCTGCAGGTATTCTTCCTTTGGGTGGGGCCCATTCCAAACTGACAGGCCCTTTAGGGCGAGTCTCCAGACTCAGGGTATTGATGACACCTGGTTTCACTGTAGGAACAgaagtctgtgtgtgcatgggagaATGTGCTGAACAGCAGAGTCACTTAGCATGACTAAggacactcatatacacacttaGTTAAactttgtttgtgaaaatcTTTTATCCAGTCAAAGAGaaagatgttttttgttatatTGATTAATTGGTTAAAATCACTCTCcatctcagctgatgtgtggtaagcattctgccacaaaatggctgccattgcatcacccaggtgtgctacacattggtggtggttgaggcgagtttcccctcatcactgtaaagcactatGAGTTGCCAGTTGGCgagaaaggcgctatataaatgcaagaacTTATTTTtatcctatttttattttttatcttatttttattttatgtatattgAGGAAAATAGAGATGAAATAAAAATTGCCAGTGGTTCAGTTCAATGATGAAGCATACAGTGTGGGATGAGGTTTCCTACCGTGGTTTTGCAACTGCATGGTGAAGTACGCAGGTTGCAGCTCTGCCCCGGCTAATGACCCGTTCACACAGACGTTGAACTCCGTGAATTCCAGGAGCGAATTCCAGGAAAATTTGCAGCCACTCTTGTGCCCATGGGAATAAAGATATTGTGGACATTCTTTGGCACGCTTCATGTTCCTGTGCCTGCAGAAACATGCACGAGAGGTCATAGTTCACCATATATCTGCATATGAAGATGTCATTCACCCATGtatttaaatggttaaatgaTATGTCAAACCATTATTGTTTGGTTTGCCGATAATTGAATCTGGTTTCAGTACCATCTGGTTTTTATACACACGTGTGTAAAATGCTCTGCCCTGATGTAAAATCCtgcatgaccagcttgaaatgactagttgaccagctgtttcaaaacctagcgtcagctgttttttttcagccggGTAGCCTATGGTGCAGGCAGCATGACACATCTTTCCTACCAGCCCATCACCCTCTGTacaagggcagcctgtagcgtagtggttaaggtaaatgactgggacacgcaaggtcggtggttctaatccacaataagatccgcacagctgttgggcccttgagcaaggcccttaaccctgcattgctccaggggaagattgtctcctgcttggtttaatcaactgtacgtcactctggataagagcgtctgccaaatgccaataatgtaatgtaatctacatAAAGCAGGTCCGAGCAACTGGTGAAAGCTGGGGTTGGCTCCAGCCAAGAGATTCCTTCCCAAACTTGCAATGCTCATTTCATGCACAataatttaaccccttaagtctctttcagggtgcaattttcaattactatggtaacaggataaaccgtttgaaagcattaaaactcacagctctatctgtataacctattttaatatTCCAGAGCTTTAGGTCTTTAGTTCTTGTGTGgagggacctcaccttctctgcattttttaaattcacataCAACAAGAAATGAGGTAATGTCAGTATTGTATTGTCACAAGTGTCCAGcgaacaaaatgtataatagtTATTCACTATAGAAATGAGCTAACTCAGAAAAACTGATAGAATGTACATtttttacttagaatttctctggagaaaTTATTACTGTTGTCCATTTCACGAcagtatacttctacaaaagtatttgttcatagaaatgctattatctacatcttgtataggctctcttgaACGCGATGAGCTCAAGTTCAACCGTCTCAGTATTTGTAACGTAGTTGGAGAGTATATGTGTTAACCCTatccgtgtgtaagaaaattcagtgtaacttcagctcatcaaagaaccaacTATGGGAATGTCATATAAGTGACCACTAAtgttacaccagggcttgaactgCCGACATTCTGGTTCTCAGtcagtaccttagccactaggctacaggctgcccggaCGATGctcatatgtatgtatatcatataaatacattttgtcccTATAGAAATGCCGTCTGCTACAGACAAAATGCATTAACTTtatgactgaaaataaaatagtcaacaaagtgtgtttttattcagtcacatatgactgaaatgacagaaatgtttttgttatattgaggaaaatgagatgaaataaaaatggatagTGGCTCAATGCCTCACCCTC encodes:
- the tssc4 gene encoding U5 small nuclear ribonucleoprotein TSSC4, encoding MCDQENPSNVALKNPVSSDAAELSDTSSLSDSDPEDSATHFRAEVENLSSSGDSSPDRAPLGACGRSGPRKLPFQLQGGSADFSSRSQSIFACLESAAKLASPGLGEDNVIDGTFLRPMPLLPQRKREEKREGVAGRPPPTPPSSAAGVPESPTHSPRWTKYSLEDVPETSERKNSQVALEYIQGLQQRRRESQTGEEPFVPAFNQDHSSRGDSKILFSRPGRRDEGQAARDKAHEGCASEGGKKKEVGLFHLEEPEEDPKSAEPSKGPRKRNCAPEEEEEDDGQPQSAVGFNSGRKVNRKKFRRGGEQEEEEN